CCTTTAGGCTGCTGCAGACCTGCACCAAGCGACTGATTAGATCTCAACTTAGTTAGAAAGCATTAGGTAATTGCAGAGGCACCTAATAGCATGACCAACTGACCTTTCCTGATTGTGGGTCAGCGATCAAACATTCTGCACTGTCTCCAAGGACAGCAAGAAACTTTCCATCTGGACTTAACGAAGTATTCTGTAATCAAAGGGCAAAAGGGTGAAATGATTGGATGTTGGCAAGAACAAAGTGAGAATGTTGCATCTTAGAGAGCGTATCACTTACATTTACAGACCATGGGAACGCGAAATGACTTAGGCAAGCAAAATTTTCAGCATCAAAAATCCTGACTTGAGCATCATTGTTTGCTGCAATAACCCTGATCGAACCACTGTCAAGAACATTCATAAATCACCATCAGGTTAAACAAGCTGATTGAAGGATTGAGTAATCACCTTCAGCACATTTGCATTCATTTATTTACCTAGGGTTATATATGTCGACTGAATTGGTAATCGCATTTTCATGCGTAGCTAGTTTTGTACAGAAGGCAACTCCAGGTTGGTTTAGATACTGCAGGGAGACAGAGTGACGCAAACACAAGAATCGTAAAGGTACTTTTAAATCCCTGattgattaaatcaattaacGAAGGGGACGTCGAACATTCAGCCGTTCTCTATTACATTGTAGGGtatcaaaataatagtacCTTGCAGATGACCTCTCCTTGGAAGCCACCGGCCACCATTAGATTGTCTTTCACAGTCATGGTGCTTATCTGAACCCTTGAAAGCGTCTGAGCCAAACATCCAGGATGCTTCTGTAGAACAGACGAGTACCCCATAAACCCTCAATAATTCAAAGAGATAAGATAAATTAGTTGGAATAATGAAACTGACCAGGGTTGGTGTGATAGGCTTAGCAACATTAAGTACTTCTTTACCCCTCCGAAGCAGAGAGGACCAATGCATAACGGAGTAGTTTTGCATGAGATATACATCATGTTTTGAGGTCGCCCATAATAAATTCCTCAGCTGAAAGGTAAAGGTTTCCAGTCAACAGGTGCACAATTGTAAGGCATACAACTTAGCTATCAAGAAAACAGCCACAATTTCCAGTAGTTATAGAACAAAGGCAAAAAAacgaaataattttttagtcctGAAAAACAGTCAATACATTGCAGTGGGCAAAGATTCTAAGACAGGCATTACAGATtctaaaaaacttattttacaCCATAAACTAACCTAAGACTTAGTTAGCATATGGCCAAAGTCTTCATATTGTCTTAAGTTGCTATTCACTTAAATTACACAGTAAACCAGTCCATATGACTCTACCTGGGATGTTAAAAGTTGGAGGGAGGAGAAAAGGATCGAAGGGCATTTTACTTGGCCATAGTGAAACAAACGCTACATTAGTCACACCGAACGCATTCCAGCTCAAAGTTTAGCTGCTTTACATATACACTAAACCCTATAGCCATCCAACTGTTCATAATCATTTACTAAGTCACAGTGCAGCAAACAAATAAACATGACTAATAGAACCAGTAACCAGCAATATGATTATTCGAAACCAAACACTGTAACACGTGAAAGTTGCACGACTCAATTGTATCCATAcacaaaattttcatgttgCAAACCAAACGTTGTAAGAGTCTAAATGATCAAGGGAGGAAAGGAGGAAGATTGAGATTTGTACTTGCcatcattcagcaaagcgGGATAAAATATGgcataaaattgaaatctcAAGTTAAACAAAGACTCAAATACTAATATTAGATCCACCTTGTGCCATGAATGTAAAGCCTCTCATCACTAAGCCCATCTCCAAGGGCCAGAAAAACGAGATGGCACACAGGCTAGTTCTTCTAATTCGAGAACTTTTAGAACTTCCCTTTtagtaagaaaacaaaacagaaCCGGGCTCCATTCGGTTCCATCCTATACCTTCTTCTCCTACCTATGTCTTATCACTTGGAATCACATCCTATCAGACTGGTGGTACTTCTTGCTGAATTAAAAGATTGGTCGAGTCTTTTTCTGTGTCCACCCACCACCCCTGTGTGAGAGTGATTTATATATCAATAGGGAAGCCCCCTAATCAAGAAAACATAGTGATGGAAGTAGCTAAAATCTGAAGCAAGAATGAACAAGGTGGAAGAAAGAGCCAGGAAAAATGTCACGTGAAAGGGCCAGCATCGACACACTTTGCAAAATTGAACAGAGCCAATACAAACTTGTTTAGGCAAATTACAACTACTTTGAACCATAGACAAAGCAGTTATAAACCACAGAACTAGACAATAATGTTGCTTTCTTTCCACATTCCATCACAGTTCATTATGTTACATAAACAGTGAGTGAAATGGACACATCATGATAATTTTGAAACCAAGGTAGACCTAACTAAATTACACACTTCAGATGGCAACGAAATGATTgaataaatcacacaagagcATGTAAGCTgagaattcatcaaatttcatcattttgctTCAAAGCTGTGAATGCATAGAACTTACAAGTGATTGACAAGCATAAAAGAAGATATAAAATTGAGTCCTCAAGACCAACACAGACTATTACTATGCCTCTTTAATTATCGGTTAATCCCCCATCATACCATATGAAACGTGTCCTTATTGCGCCAGCTGCTCAGATAAAACTGCAATCCTGCTTCTATGGCTGAAATAAAGATGAGTAGCATTCCCGTGCCAGTGGTTAAATTCATTGCAATTaagcaaacaaaatttttttttgtagaaagCATTATGCTCAGTAGAAATAGAAATATCTGGTGAGTGACATTTTGAATGGACTTAGATTATTCTACAGAATAACAAAACAACGAGCAGAATCAGCCTAGAGAAGATGGAAACAGGAACAGATGAGTCATAAAGATGCACAAAGAAAGTATCTTGTCCACTAATACTGCACCAGACAGTAGAACTGAGATCGAGTTAAGAATGATATTCCACACCGCTGATGTAATTCCATTTCATATAAAAACTGCTAGTCCCTAGTGTATTTGTTCCAGTCACCAAAGCTCCAAAGCAGCATGAGATAACTTGCTACATTTAGATACTAATGTTAAACCTTTCTATTCCTTCCTGATAAGGGAAATTattgtaaaacaaaaagaagaaatctaTGGAGAGCCTAGACTCATGCAACTCTCATAAGAATCAGAAAATTTACCAGTTAGAGGGAGTAACAACGATATAGCAAAAGGGAAGGATAATGATTGGAAAATGTAATCTGAAGTAATATGTGCCAATACAGGAAAGGCTACCagtaagttttattatattatttactctAATTATACTCCAAAAGCATCACATTTTGTTAGCTTCAGGTGTAAGCACTTCCTGTACCATAATAgcaaattaaaacaagaaacaatttATGCAGGCACATTAGTCTATGTTACTGTTGATCTTGGTAAATCCAAGTTATAGCTCAACACAGAAACCTCCATTAACATAAATAGGCTTCAGAAACTCTTGGTGGTTTTATAGCGTGGCATTAAATAATCAAGATGGTGCCTCCCAAAAGGATCTTCtaaagtaattttattcaCACAACCCTCTGTCAGTGATCACAATGTGCACAAATAGGATTTGGTGAATACAAGGCCATGTCAATGTAGGTTTCACGTGGgtagaaaacaaaatatttcattaaagtaaatttattttaaacaaccTAATGTTACTCTAAGGAGAGGCTAATgccaatgaaatatttgttcCACCCCCTAAAAGTTTCGAAAGAACTAAGCTATTAAATTCCTACATTCTTAAGGAAGGAAGCAACAGAAACAAACCTGGCAAAGCCCCCACCATTCAACAGAAAATATGAATATCTGAATTAGTAATGATGTTTGCAATGGAGAACAGCATCATGATTGAGCTGTTGGATTaatgaacaagaaaattcACCACTAGATATGCCCATATGAGAACCATCGCAACTTAATGGCCTCTGCCATGcaacatcatatatttctGAATAGCACCACCATAAGTTGTGTTGAAATACTAAGTTGACTTAATAGCAAATAGAGGAGGAAGCAGGGAGAGTAAACATAAAGATATCCATTAGCTCCATACCTTACAAGGATAGACACATAGCTAGAGATGTACATGAGTTACTATGCCGTCAAACATCAATAAATAGACAAGACATCTGCAAAACTACATTTTTGTGCCATTTGGATTAAGAAATAGAAggaattaaaaacaaaataagtttaggactttgaagaaaaaactaaCCACAGCATAACTGACATTTTATTGCGTTTGGGATGCCATAAGAGACGCTTGAAGTGGAAAACTAGTCAAACAAATGAATTGGTGGAATTTAAATAGTGAAAAGCCAATTGAGATGCGTTATCTAAAGCCTAAAAGTAGGATTCCCAACTTAGTGCAAGAACATGCTAATCGTCACTGGCATTTAGCAATAAACGCTCAATGAATAAAGCTATGAAAATCTATTCTAATGTGTTCATTTTCAGAGCAACCAAAGATATCTTATAATGCAGAACAAGACTTCAGCTTATGGATGTGCCTTTAAACACCAAAACAACTTTCAACCAATTGTTAATTAATGGCAAAGAAGGGCTTAAACCAGCTGAGTTTTGTCGCTACCTGAAAATGTACTATTGTTGATTTGACAAGCCTTGTGTTGAACTGAAAATGGTAGAAGTTGTGGCCTTTCTCTACATCTTTGCACTTCtgtgatgaaaattttaacatcttagaaacaaaataag
The window above is part of the Sesamum indicum cultivar Zhongzhi No. 13 linkage group LG2, S_indicum_v1.0, whole genome shotgun sequence genome. Proteins encoded here:
- the LOC105177017 gene encoding uncharacterized WD repeat-containing protein C2A9.03-like isoform X1, which codes for MEQFPNHELEYVVDDYLDVTDFEDQDVSPGSGRGSVDDDELDSDFEDDFELSKPDSDTSAVEAKNGKDIQGIPWERLNFTREKYRETRLKLYKNYESLSQSRKDLDKKCKDVEKGHNFYHFQFNTRLVKSTIVHFQFSTSSVSYGIPNAIKCQLCCAIEAGLQFYLSSWRNKDTFHMLRNLLWATSKHDVYLMQNYSVMHWSSLLRRGKEVLNVAKPITPTLKHPGCLAQTLSRVQISTMTVKDNLMVAGGFQGEVICKYLNQPGVAFCTKLATHENAITNSVDIYNPSGSIRVIAANNDAQVRIFDAENFACLSHFAFPWSVNNTSLSPDGKFLAVLGDSAECLIADPQSGKVCSSLKGHLDYSFASAWHPDGQILATGNQDTTCRLWDIRNLSESLAVLKGRMGAIRAIKFTSDGRFMAMAEPADFIHVFDTQSDYATGQEIDLFGEIAGISFSPDSEALFVGVSDRTYGSLLEFNRRRFDHYLDCIF
- the LOC105177017 gene encoding uncharacterized WD repeat-containing protein C2A9.03-like isoform X2; this translates as MEQFPNHELEYVVDDYLDVTDFEDQDVSPGSGRGSVDDDELDSDFEDDFELSKPDSDTSAVEAKNGKDIQGIPWERLNFTREKYRETRLKLYKNYESLSQSRKDLDKCKDVEKGHNFYHFQFNTRLVKSTIVHFQFSTSSVSYGIPNAIKCQLCCAIEAGLQFYLSSWRNKDTFHMLRNLLWATSKHDVYLMQNYSVMHWSSLLRRGKEVLNVAKPITPTLKHPGCLAQTLSRVQISTMTVKDNLMVAGGFQGEVICKYLNQPGVAFCTKLATHENAITNSVDIYNPSGSIRVIAANNDAQVRIFDAENFACLSHFAFPWSVNNTSLSPDGKFLAVLGDSAECLIADPQSGKVCSSLKGHLDYSFASAWHPDGQILATGNQDTTCRLWDIRNLSESLAVLKGRMGAIRAIKFTSDGRFMAMAEPADFIHVFDTQSDYATGQEIDLFGEIAGISFSPDSEALFVGVSDRTYGSLLEFNRRRFDHYLDCIF
- the LOC105177017 gene encoding uncharacterized WD repeat-containing protein C2A9.03-like isoform X6, whose translation is MQNYSVMHWSSLLRRGKEVLNVAKPITPTLKHPGCLAQTLSRVQISTMTVKDNLMVAGGFQGEVICKYLNQPGVAFCTKLATHENAITNSVDIYNPSGSIRVIAANNDAQVRIFDAENFACLSHFAFPWSVNNTSLSPDGKFLAVLGDSAECLIADPQSGKVCSSLKGHLDYSFASAWHPDGQILATGNQDTTCRLWDIRNLSESLAVLKGRMGAIRAIKFTSDGRFMAMAEPADFIHVFDTQSDYATGQEIDLFGEIAGISFSPDSEALFVGVSDRTYGSLLEFNRRRFDHYLDCIF
- the LOC105177017 gene encoding uncharacterized WD repeat-containing protein C2A9.03-like isoform X5; this translates as MLRNLLWATSKHDVYLMQNYSVMHWSSLLRRGKEVLNVAKPITPTLKHPGCLAQTLSRVQISTMTVKDNLMVAGGFQGEVICKYLNQPGVAFCTKLATHENAITNSVDIYNPSGSIRVIAANNDAQVRIFDAENFACLSHFAFPWSVNNTSLSPDGKFLAVLGDSAECLIADPQSGKVCSSLKGHLDYSFASAWHPDGQILATGNQDTTCRLWDIRNLSESLAVLKGRMGAIRAIKFTSDGRFMAMAEPADFIHVFDTQSDYATGQEIDLFGEIAGISFSPDSEALFVGVSDRTYGSLLEFNRRRFDHYLDCIF